A DNA window from Streptomyces sp. B21-083 contains the following coding sequences:
- a CDS encoding alpha/beta hydrolase, whose translation MRGTRLTRRAAALGSAGALVTTTLIAGAVAAPSATADARHGQDRETRGAAITAARAAKAGIDWQDCPGDWGLEKPIQCGWVTVPLDYAKPYGKQIKLAVDRIGNTGTKGERQGSLIYNPGGPGASGLRFPRRVTTKNPLWTNVSKAYDFVGFDPRGVGHSAPISCVDPQEFVKAPKLDPVPGTEADKRAQRALAREYAEGCYERSGEMLPYMTTPNTVRDLDVIRAALGEKKLNFLGVSYGTYIAAVYGTMYPGHVRRMIADSVVNPSREKIWYEANLDQDVAFETRWKDWQDWVAKNDAVFHLGTTRAQVQAKWLELRDTAKRSPIGGLVGPAELISFFQSAPYYDSSWIPVATVFSKYVAGDTQALVDAAAPDLTDTAGNAASENGNAVYTAVECTDVKWPTSWKKWDRDNTRLHKNYPFMTWANAWLNLPCATWPVKQQTPVNVKSGKGLPPVLIVQSTRDAATPYDGGVELHKRFKGSRLITEKDAGSHGVTGLVNPCINERVDTYLLTGKVDAADVTCAPHATPKP comes from the coding sequence TTGCGAGGCACCAGACTGACGAGACGAGCCGCCGCGCTCGGTTCCGCCGGAGCACTCGTCACGACGACCCTGATAGCCGGCGCCGTCGCGGCGCCCTCGGCCACCGCGGACGCCCGCCACGGTCAGGACCGTGAGACGCGCGGCGCGGCCATCACCGCCGCGCGAGCCGCGAAGGCCGGAATCGACTGGCAGGACTGCCCGGGCGACTGGGGCCTGGAGAAGCCGATCCAGTGCGGCTGGGTCACGGTGCCGCTCGACTACGCGAAGCCGTACGGCAAGCAGATCAAGCTCGCCGTCGACCGCATCGGCAACACGGGGACGAAGGGCGAGCGGCAGGGTTCGCTCATCTACAACCCGGGTGGACCGGGCGCCTCCGGGCTGCGCTTCCCGCGCCGGGTCACGACGAAGAACCCGCTGTGGACCAACGTGTCGAAGGCGTACGACTTCGTGGGCTTCGACCCGCGTGGAGTCGGCCACTCGGCGCCCATATCCTGCGTCGACCCGCAGGAGTTCGTGAAGGCGCCCAAGCTGGACCCGGTGCCCGGCACGGAGGCGGACAAGCGCGCCCAGCGCGCGCTGGCCCGTGAGTACGCGGAGGGCTGCTACGAGCGCAGCGGCGAGATGCTCCCGTACATGACCACGCCGAACACCGTCCGCGACCTGGACGTCATCCGTGCCGCGCTGGGGGAGAAGAAGCTCAACTTCCTCGGTGTGTCGTACGGGACGTACATCGCGGCCGTCTACGGCACGATGTACCCGGGGCACGTCCGGCGCATGATCGCCGACAGTGTCGTCAACCCGTCGCGCGAGAAGATCTGGTACGAGGCCAACCTCGACCAGGACGTCGCCTTCGAGACGCGCTGGAAGGACTGGCAGGACTGGGTCGCCAAGAACGACGCGGTCTTCCACCTCGGTACCACGCGAGCCCAAGTGCAGGCGAAGTGGCTGGAGTTGCGGGACACCGCGAAGAGGAGCCCGATCGGCGGGCTGGTCGGACCGGCCGAGCTGATCTCCTTCTTCCAGAGCGCCCCGTACTACGACTCGTCGTGGATTCCGGTCGCCACCGTGTTCAGCAAGTACGTCGCGGGTGACACCCAGGCGCTCGTCGACGCGGCGGCCCCCGACCTCACGGACACCGCGGGCAACGCGGCCTCCGAGAACGGCAACGCCGTCTACACGGCCGTCGAGTGCACCGACGTCAAGTGGCCCACCAGCTGGAAGAAGTGGGACCGCGACAACACCCGGCTGCACAAGAACTACCCGTTCATGACCTGGGCCAACGCCTGGCTGAACCTGCCGTGCGCGACCTGGCCGGTCAAGCAGCAGACCCCGGTGAACGTGAAGTCCGGCAAGGGCCTGCCGCCCGTACTGATCGTGCAGTCAACGCGTGACGCGGCCACCCCGTACGACGGTGGCGTCGAACTGCACAAGCGCTTCAAGGGCTCCCGTCTGATCACCGAGAAGGACGCGGGCTCGCACGGCGTGACCGGGCTCGTCAACCCGTGCATCAACGAGCGGGTGGACACCTACCTGCTCACCGGCAAGGTCGACGCGGCGGACGTGACCTGCGCCCCGCACGCCACCCCGAAGCCGTAA
- a CDS encoding sensor histidine kinase — translation MSGFLAGLCVAILPLLAAGFWLGRHTARPERLGGLGTPVEHATFETLHTASLAAPPLRAGLTEETAGRSARRLRTLLGTDALCLTDQESVLVWDGVGEHHRAEIMERLTGPLETGRGEALRLTCDAPDCPLRWAVVAPLTVDDRVHGVLVAFAPRESAVLVRAAGEVARWVSVQLELADLDQSRTRLIEAEIKALRAQISPHFIFNSLAVIASFVRTDPERARELLLEFADFTRYSFRRHGDFTTLADELHAIDHYLALVRARFGDRLTVTLQIAPEVLPVALPFLCLQPLVENAVKHGLEGKGAAAGKSHISITAQDAGAEALVVIEDDGAGMDPVLLRRILAGEASPSGGIGLSNVDDRLRQVYGDDHGLVIETALGAGMKITARLPKYQPGVHSAGRLFED, via the coding sequence ATGAGCGGATTCCTCGCCGGGCTCTGCGTGGCCATCCTCCCGCTGCTGGCCGCCGGATTCTGGCTCGGCCGACACACCGCCCGCCCCGAACGGCTCGGCGGCCTCGGCACCCCCGTCGAGCACGCCACCTTCGAGACCCTGCACACCGCCTCCCTCGCGGCGCCCCCGCTGCGCGCCGGCCTCACCGAGGAGACCGCGGGCCGCTCGGCCCGCCGGCTGCGCACCCTGCTCGGCACGGACGCCCTCTGCCTCACCGACCAGGAGTCGGTCCTCGTCTGGGACGGCGTCGGCGAACACCATCGCGCCGAGATCATGGAACGCCTCACAGGCCCCCTGGAGACCGGCCGGGGTGAGGCCCTCCGCCTCACCTGCGACGCCCCGGACTGCCCCCTGCGGTGGGCCGTCGTGGCCCCCCTCACCGTCGACGACCGCGTCCACGGCGTACTGGTCGCGTTCGCGCCCCGCGAGTCAGCGGTCCTCGTCCGCGCCGCCGGGGAGGTCGCGAGATGGGTCTCGGTCCAGCTGGAGTTGGCGGACCTCGACCAGTCCCGCACCCGTCTCATCGAGGCTGAGATCAAGGCACTTCGCGCTCAGATATCCCCGCACTTCATCTTCAACTCGCTCGCGGTGATCGCCTCGTTCGTCCGCACCGACCCCGAGCGTGCCCGTGAACTGCTCCTGGAATTCGCCGACTTCACCCGCTACTCGTTCCGCAGGCACGGCGACTTCACCACCCTCGCCGACGAACTCCACGCCATCGACCACTACTTGGCCCTCGTCCGAGCCCGCTTCGGGGACCGTCTCACCGTCACCCTCCAGATCGCCCCCGAGGTCCTCCCGGTCGCCCTGCCCTTCCTCTGCCTCCAGCCCCTCGTCGAGAACGCCGTCAAACACGGCCTGGAGGGCAAGGGAGCGGCAGCGGGCAAGAGCCACATCAGCATCACCGCGCAGGACGCGGGCGCCGAGGCCCTGGTCGTCATCGAGGATGACGGCGCCGGCATGGACCCGGTCCTGCTCCGCCGTATCCTCGCGGGCGAGGCCAGCCCGTCCGGCGGCATCGGGCTCTCGAACGTGGACGACCGGCTCCGCCAGGTCTACGGCGACGACCACGGCCTCGTCATCGAGACAGCGCTCGGCGCCGGTATGAAGATCACCGCCCGGCTGCCGAAGTACCAGCCGGGCGTCCACTCGGCGGGGCGGCTCTTCGAGGACTGA
- a CDS encoding sodium/solute symporter has translation MNENYAVPAVALVVVATVFVGAFGLRISRTTSDFYVASRTVGPRLNATAISGEYLSAASFLGIAGLVLVQGPDMLWYPVGYTAGYLLLLLFVAAPLRRSGAYTLPDFAEARLASQAVRRLAGAFVVGVGWLYLLPQLQGAGLTLAVLTDAPDWAGGVIVAVVVVATVAAGGMRSITFVQAFQYWLKLTALLVPALFLVPAWQGDGAPRHAFDEPATFREQRVVRVDDGLDLKLKAPLTVTVTGTVDGRPHTDQVLHLPAGTHHIDRGTRLTFAKGAAVPQADRGTGGGMSTSLAAGREERPLYATYGLILATFLGTMGLPHVVVRFYTSPHGVAARRTTVAVLGLIGAFYLLPPVYGALGRLYAPELALTSNADAAVLLLPDRVIGGLGGDLLGALVAGGAFAAFLSTASGLTMAVAGVLTQDVLPSRGVRHFRLGTVIAMAVPLAASAIVGGLPVADAVGLAFAVSASSFCPLLVLGIWWRRLTPPGAAAGMLVGGGSALVAVAATMAGFPGTGALHALLAWPALWSVPLGFLTMVLVSLATPGRVPAGTAAILARFHLPEELSGAHAGHGGLGLGGPARTEVTRP, from the coding sequence ATGAACGAGAACTACGCCGTCCCCGCCGTCGCCCTGGTCGTCGTGGCGACGGTCTTCGTCGGTGCGTTCGGCCTGCGCATCTCCCGCACCACCTCCGACTTCTACGTCGCCTCCCGCACCGTCGGCCCCCGCCTCAACGCCACCGCGATCAGTGGGGAGTACCTCTCCGCCGCCTCCTTCCTCGGTATCGCGGGCCTCGTCCTCGTCCAGGGCCCCGACATGCTCTGGTACCCCGTCGGTTACACCGCCGGCTACCTCCTGCTGCTGCTCTTCGTCGCCGCCCCGCTGCGCCGCTCCGGCGCCTACACCCTCCCCGACTTCGCCGAGGCCCGCCTCGCCTCCCAGGCCGTGCGACGGCTCGCCGGGGCCTTCGTCGTCGGCGTCGGCTGGCTCTATCTGCTGCCCCAACTCCAGGGCGCCGGGCTGACGTTGGCCGTACTGACCGACGCGCCCGACTGGGCCGGCGGGGTCATCGTCGCCGTCGTCGTGGTCGCCACCGTCGCCGCCGGCGGCATGCGCAGCATCACCTTCGTCCAGGCCTTCCAGTACTGGCTGAAACTCACCGCGCTGCTCGTCCCCGCCCTCTTCCTCGTCCCCGCCTGGCAGGGCGACGGCGCCCCGCGCCACGCCTTCGACGAACCCGCCACCTTCCGCGAACAGCGTGTCGTCCGCGTCGACGACGGCCTCGACCTGAAGCTGAAAGCCCCGCTCACCGTCACCGTGACCGGCACGGTCGACGGCCGCCCGCACACGGACCAGGTCCTCCACCTGCCCGCCGGAACCCACCACATCGACCGAGGCACCCGCCTCACCTTCGCCAAGGGCGCCGCCGTCCCCCAGGCCGACCGCGGCACCGGCGGCGGCATGTCGACCTCCCTCGCCGCAGGCCGCGAGGAACGCCCGCTGTACGCCACGTACGGCCTGATCCTCGCCACGTTCCTCGGCACCATGGGCCTGCCGCACGTCGTGGTCCGCTTCTACACCAGCCCGCACGGCGTCGCCGCCCGCCGCACCACCGTCGCCGTCCTCGGCCTCATCGGCGCCTTCTACCTCCTCCCGCCCGTCTACGGGGCTCTGGGCCGTCTCTACGCCCCCGAACTGGCCCTCACCTCCAACGCCGATGCCGCCGTCCTCCTGCTGCCCGACCGGGTGATCGGTGGCCTCGGCGGCGACCTGCTGGGCGCACTGGTCGCCGGCGGCGCCTTCGCCGCGTTCCTGTCCACCGCGTCGGGGCTCACCATGGCCGTCGCCGGCGTCCTCACCCAGGACGTGCTGCCCTCACGCGGGGTACGGCACTTCCGGCTCGGTACGGTCATCGCCATGGCCGTACCGCTCGCCGCCAGCGCCATCGTCGGCGGCCTCCCCGTCGCCGACGCCGTCGGGCTCGCCTTCGCCGTGTCCGCGTCCTCCTTCTGCCCGCTGCTCGTCCTCGGCATCTGGTGGCGCAGGCTGACCCCGCCCGGCGCCGCCGCCGGAATGCTCGTCGGCGGCGGCTCCGCGCTCGTCGCCGTGGCCGCCACCATGGCGGGCTTCCCTGGCACGGGCGCCCTGCACGCGCTACTGGCCTGGCCCGCCCTCTGGTCCGTGCCCCTGGGCTTCCTCACCATGGTCCTGGTGTCCCTGGCCACCCCGGGCCGCGTCCCGGCCGGTACGGCGGCCATCCTGGCCCGCTTCCACCTCCCGGAGGAACTGTCAGGGGCGCACGCCGGTCACGGCGGCCTCGGTCTCGGGGGACCGGCGCGCACGGAGGTGACGCGGCCATGA
- the rocD gene encoding ornithine--oxo-acid transaminase: MTALTDTNTGASTGTGTGTRSSADLIRAEEPVLAHNYHPLPVVVARAEGAWVEDVEGRRYLDMLAGYSALNFGHRHPALIEAAHRQLDRLTLTSRAFHNDRLAQFATSLAELTGLDMVLPMNTGAEAVESAVKVARKWAYDVKGVPADRATIVVAADNFHGRTTTIVSFSTDETARAGFGPFTPGFRIVPYNDLAALEEAIDETTAAVLLEPIQGEAGVLIPDDGYLTGVRELTRRKGCLFVADEIQSGLGRTGRTLAVDHDGVVPDMLLLGKALGGGIVPVSAVIARREVLGVLRPGEHGSTFGGNPLAAAVGQAVVELLETGEFQRRAAELGIVLRDGLTGLVGKGVVGFRARGLWAGVDIDPAIGTGREISERLMREGILVKDTHGSTIRLAPPLTVTGEELETALGTLERVLTQGA; the protein is encoded by the coding sequence ATGACCGCACTCACGGACACGAACACGGGCGCAAGCACGGGCACCGGAACCGGTACGCGCAGCTCCGCGGACCTGATCCGCGCCGAGGAACCGGTCCTCGCGCACAACTACCACCCGCTGCCCGTGGTGGTGGCCCGCGCCGAGGGCGCCTGGGTCGAGGACGTCGAGGGCCGCCGCTACCTGGACATGCTGGCCGGCTACTCGGCCCTCAACTTCGGCCACCGCCACCCGGCGCTGATCGAGGCGGCACACCGACAGTTGGACCGTCTCACCCTCACGTCCCGCGCCTTCCACAACGACCGTCTCGCTCAATTCGCCACCTCCCTGGCCGAGTTGACGGGCCTGGACATGGTCCTGCCGATGAACACCGGCGCGGAGGCGGTCGAGAGTGCCGTCAAGGTGGCCCGCAAGTGGGCGTACGACGTGAAGGGGGTGCCCGCCGACCGGGCGACGATCGTGGTGGCGGCGGACAACTTCCACGGCCGTACGACGACGATCGTCAGCTTCTCGACGGACGAGACGGCGAGGGCGGGCTTCGGCCCGTTCACGCCGGGCTTCCGGATCGTCCCCTACAACGACCTGGCGGCCCTGGAGGAGGCGATCGACGAGACGACGGCGGCGGTCCTCCTGGAGCCCATCCAGGGCGAGGCGGGCGTCCTCATCCCGGACGACGGCTATCTGACCGGCGTACGCGAACTGACGCGCCGCAAGGGCTGTCTGTTCGTCGCGGACGAGATCCAGTCGGGCCTGGGGCGCACCGGCCGCACGCTCGCGGTCGACCACGACGGCGTCGTCCCGGACATGCTGCTCCTCGGCAAGGCCCTGGGCGGGGGCATCGTGCCCGTGTCGGCCGTGATCGCCCGCCGGGAGGTCCTCGGGGTGCTGCGCCCGGGCGAACACGGTTCGACGTTCGGCGGCAATCCCCTCGCCGCGGCGGTCGGCCAGGCGGTGGTCGAGCTGCTGGAGACCGGCGAATTCCAGCGCAGGGCGGCCGAGTTGGGCATCGTCCTGCGCGACGGCCTGACCGGGCTGGTCGGCAAGGGCGTCGTCGGATTCCGGGCGCGCGGGCTGTGGGCGGGCGTCGACATCGACCCGGCCATCGGGACCGGGCGGGAGATCAGTGAGCGCCTGATGCGGGAGGGCATCCTCGTCAAGGACACCCACGGCTCGACGATCCGGCTGGCGCCGCCGCTGACGGTCACCGGGGAGGAACTGGAGACGGCGCTGGGCACGTTGGAGAGGGTGCTGACGCAGGGAGCCTGA
- a CDS encoding LytR/AlgR family response regulator transcription factor: MLRALAVDDERPSLEELLYLLRADPRIGSAEGAGDATEALRRINRALESGPGGPEAIDVVFLDIHMPGLDGLDLARLLTGFAKPPLVVFVTAHEDFAVQAFDLKAVDYVLKPVRKERLAEAVRRAAELRTGAPPVPAPIPVHEPDPDHIPVELGGVTRFVAVDDITHVEAQGDYARLHTDRGSHLVRIPLSTLEERWRARGFVRIHRRHLVALRHIGELRLDAGAVSVLVGAEELQVSRRHARELRDLLMRRPAG; this comes from the coding sequence ATGCTGCGCGCCCTCGCCGTCGACGACGAACGCCCCTCCCTGGAGGAACTGCTCTACCTGCTGCGCGCGGATCCCCGGATCGGCAGCGCCGAGGGAGCCGGGGACGCGACCGAGGCGCTGCGCCGCATCAACCGGGCACTGGAGTCGGGACCCGGCGGGCCCGAGGCCATCGACGTGGTGTTCCTCGACATCCACATGCCCGGCCTCGACGGCCTCGACCTGGCCCGCCTCCTCACCGGGTTCGCCAAGCCGCCGCTCGTCGTCTTCGTCACCGCCCACGAGGACTTCGCCGTCCAGGCGTTCGACCTCAAGGCCGTGGACTACGTGCTGAAGCCGGTGCGCAAGGAACGCCTCGCCGAGGCCGTCCGCAGAGCCGCCGAACTGCGGACCGGCGCCCCGCCCGTCCCCGCCCCCATACCCGTGCACGAACCCGACCCCGACCACATACCCGTCGAACTCGGCGGCGTGACCCGCTTCGTCGCCGTCGACGACATCACCCACGTCGAGGCCCAGGGCGACTACGCCCGTCTGCACACCGACCGGGGCAGCCACCTCGTACGCATCCCGCTCTCCACCCTGGAGGAGCGCTGGCGCGCCCGCGGGTTCGTCCGTATCCACCGACGCCATCTCGTCGCCCTGCGCCACATCGGCGAACTCCGCCTCGACGCGGGCGCAGTGAGCGTGCTGGTCGGCGCCGAGGAACTCCAGGTCAGCCGACGGCACGCCCGCGAGCTGCGGGACCTGCTGATGCGCCGGCCCGCGGGCTGA
- a CDS encoding NAD-dependent epimerase/dehydratase family protein: MVIGATGQIGRVAVGALARDGWEVTAVSRGGGRDTEWPDEVRVTAADRADDAALAAVVGEGCDVLVDLVAYGPEHARQLTGLAGRVGSAVVISSVSVYEDAKGRNFDTQAEPDGFPEYPVPIPEEQRTVRPGESTYSTRKAGLERELLAVGDQLPATLLRAGAIHGPYCRSPRELYFVKRNLDGRRRRVLPYGGASRFHPASVHNIAELIRLAAARPGSRALNAVDPEAPTVAEIAGAIDAVMGVEAAAGVENVLVDGPPPAPTVGDTPWSVPVPVVCDMSAAERDLGYRPVVTYAESLPETVAWIEGRLAGRDWREAYPKMYETYGDLFDYAAEDAWLA; the protein is encoded by the coding sequence GTGGTGATCGGGGCGACCGGGCAGATCGGGCGGGTGGCCGTGGGGGCGCTCGCCCGGGACGGGTGGGAGGTGACCGCCGTATCGCGGGGCGGTGGGCGGGACACGGAGTGGCCGGACGAGGTGCGGGTCACGGCCGCCGACCGGGCCGATGACGCGGCGCTCGCTGCTGTCGTGGGCGAGGGATGTGACGTGCTCGTGGACCTGGTGGCCTACGGGCCCGAGCACGCACGGCAGTTGACCGGTCTCGCGGGCCGGGTCGGGTCGGCCGTGGTGATCTCCAGCGTGTCCGTGTACGAGGATGCCAAGGGCCGGAACTTCGACACGCAGGCGGAGCCCGACGGCTTCCCCGAGTACCCCGTGCCCATCCCCGAGGAGCAACGCACGGTCCGGCCGGGCGAGAGCACGTACAGCACCCGTAAGGCCGGCCTCGAACGTGAATTGCTCGCCGTCGGCGACCAGTTGCCGGCCACGTTGCTGCGGGCGGGCGCGATCCACGGGCCGTACTGCCGTAGCCCGCGCGAGCTGTACTTCGTCAAGCGCAACCTGGACGGGCGGCGCCGGCGCGTCCTTCCCTACGGGGGTGCGAGCCGTTTCCATCCGGCGAGCGTCCACAACATCGCCGAGCTGATCCGGCTGGCCGCCGCGCGTCCGGGTTCCCGGGCCCTGAACGCCGTGGATCCCGAGGCGCCGACGGTGGCGGAGATCGCCGGAGCGATCGACGCCGTCATGGGGGTCGAGGCGGCGGCCGGGGTGGAGAACGTTCTGGTGGACGGTCCGCCCCCGGCGCCCACTGTGGGCGACACCCCGTGGTCGGTTCCGGTCCCCGTGGTGTGCGACATGTCCGCCGCGGAACGGGACTTGGGGTACCGGCCCGTGGTCACGTACGCGGAGAGCCTGCCGGAGACCGTCGCCTGGATCGAGGGCCGGCTGGCCGGGCGGGACTGGCGGGAGGCGTATCCCAAGATGTACGAGACGTACGGCGACCTCTTCGACTACGCGGCGGAGGACGCCTGGCTCGCGTGA
- a CDS encoding Lrp/AsnC family transcriptional regulator yields MNSRPAPFDELDRKIITTLMANARTSFAEIGAAVGLSATAVKRRVDRLRETGVITGFTATVEPSALGWSTEAYVEVYCEGAAPPRRLAEVVRNHPEITAAMTVTGGADALLHVRATDVEHFENVLERIRTEPFIRKTISYMVLSHLLPESPEAGATHPAPNNPSGNASDLR; encoded by the coding sequence ATGAACAGCAGGCCGGCGCCTTTCGACGAGCTGGACCGGAAGATCATCACGACCCTGATGGCGAACGCCCGTACGAGCTTCGCGGAGATCGGCGCGGCGGTCGGACTGTCGGCCACGGCGGTGAAGCGGCGGGTGGACCGGCTGCGTGAGACTGGCGTGATCACCGGGTTCACGGCGACGGTGGAGCCGTCGGCGCTCGGCTGGAGCACGGAGGCGTACGTCGAGGTGTACTGCGAGGGCGCGGCGCCGCCCCGGCGGCTGGCGGAGGTGGTGCGCAACCATCCGGAGATCACGGCGGCGATGACGGTGACGGGCGGCGCGGACGCGCTGCTGCATGTGCGGGCGACGGATGTGGAGCACTTCGAGAACGTGCTGGAGCGCATCCGCACCGAGCCGTTCATCCGGAAGACGATCAGCTACATGGTGCTGTCCCACCTCCTCCCGGAAAGCCCGGAGGCGGGCGCCACCCACCCTGCTCCGAACAACCCTTCGGGAAACGCATCAGACCTGCGTTGA
- the ddaH gene encoding dimethylargininase, with product MPESRVPRPRRFLVCEPRHFAVQYAINPWMNPDTRVDVDLAQEQWRSLISAYRAHGHTVDTVEPVVGLPDMVFAANSAVVVDGRVFGSSFHAPERRPESTAYETWFKSAGFDVYRPESVCEGEGDLIPAGRWILAGTGFRTTREAHHEVQEYFGVPVIGLKLTDPYFYHLDTALFVLDDSNIAYYPDAFSPGSREVLARLYPDAVVATREDAMTFGLNSVSDGHHVFIDPGATALAAELARHGYLPVPVDLSEFRKAGGGIKCCTQEIRS from the coding sequence GTGCCCGAAAGCCGTGTGCCGCGCCCCCGGCGCTTTCTTGTCTGTGAACCCAGACATTTCGCCGTGCAGTACGCGATCAACCCCTGGATGAACCCCGACACCAGGGTGGATGTGGATCTGGCCCAGGAGCAGTGGCGCTCACTGATCAGCGCCTACCGCGCTCATGGCCACACCGTGGACACCGTGGAGCCGGTCGTCGGCCTGCCCGACATGGTGTTCGCGGCGAACTCGGCGGTCGTCGTCGACGGCCGTGTCTTCGGCTCCTCCTTCCACGCCCCCGAGCGCCGCCCCGAGTCGACCGCGTACGAGACGTGGTTCAAGTCGGCGGGCTTCGACGTGTACCGCCCCGAGTCGGTGTGCGAGGGCGAGGGCGATCTGATCCCCGCCGGCCGCTGGATCCTGGCGGGCACGGGCTTCCGTACGACCCGTGAGGCTCATCACGAGGTGCAGGAGTACTTCGGGGTCCCGGTGATCGGTCTCAAGCTGACGGACCCGTACTTCTACCACCTGGACACGGCGCTGTTCGTCCTGGACGACAGCAACATCGCGTACTACCCGGACGCGTTCTCGCCGGGCAGCCGCGAGGTGCTGGCCCGGCTGTATCCGGACGCGGTCGTGGCGACCCGCGAGGACGCGATGACGTTCGGGCTGAACTCCGTCTCGGACGGCCATCACGTCTTCATCGACCCGGGCGCCACGGCCCTCGCCGCCGAACTGGCCCGCCACGGCTACCTTCCCGTCCCCGTCGACCTGTCGGAGTTCCGCAAGGCCGGCGGCGGCATCAAGTGCTGCACTCAGGAGATCCGCTCATGA
- a CDS encoding lysophospholipid acyltransferase family protein — protein sequence MFYYVLKYVLLGPLLRLVFRPRIEGLEHVPSSGAAIVAGNHLSFSDHFLMPAILKRRITFLAKAEYFTGPGIRGRLTAYFFRSAGQIPVDRSGKEAGQAAIREGLGVLSKDELLGIYPEGTRSHDGRLYKGKVGVAVMALRAQVPVIPCAMIGTFEAQPPGKVIPNLHPVGIRFGKPLDFSRYEGMEGEKAVLRAITDEIMYAILSLSEQEYVDQYAAVAKKEEAEKKAAEKKAEKEQRGRKFPRMPLS from the coding sequence TTGTTCTACTACGTACTCAAATACGTGCTGCTCGGGCCGCTGCTGAGACTCGTCTTCCGGCCCCGGATCGAGGGGCTCGAGCACGTGCCTTCGTCGGGCGCCGCCATCGTCGCCGGTAATCATCTGTCGTTCTCGGACCACTTCCTCATGCCCGCGATCCTCAAACGGCGCATCACCTTCCTCGCCAAGGCCGAGTACTTCACGGGTCCCGGGATCAGGGGGCGGCTGACCGCGTACTTCTTCCGCAGCGCCGGACAGATCCCGGTGGACCGGTCCGGCAAGGAGGCCGGGCAGGCGGCGATCCGTGAGGGGCTCGGGGTGCTGAGCAAGGACGAGCTGCTCGGTATCTATCCGGAGGGCACCCGGTCGCACGACGGGCGGCTGTACAAGGGCAAGGTCGGGGTCGCCGTCATGGCGCTCAGGGCCCAGGTGCCCGTCATCCCGTGCGCGATGATCGGCACCTTCGAGGCGCAGCCGCCGGGCAAGGTCATTCCGAACCTCCATCCCGTGGGGATCCGCTTCGGCAAGCCCCTCGACTTCTCCCGCTATGAGGGGATGGAAGGCGAGAAGGCGGTGCTGCGGGCCATCACCGACGAGATCATGTACGCCATTCTCTCCCTCTCCGAGCAGGAGTACGTCGACCAGTACGCGGCCGTCGCCAAGAAGGAGGAGGCCGAGAAGAAGGCCGCGGAGAAGAAGGCGGAGAAGGAGCAGCGGGGGCGTAAGTTCCCGCGAATGCCGCTCAGTTGA
- a CDS encoding urease accessory protein UreD gives MDGMTTGVRATARIVARPDGRGGTALPVLDGDGPLALRRIRAHGDEARVMLVGAMSGPLGGDHFTVEARVEEGARLQLGSAAATIALPGQAKGEARYDVRIEVADGGELRWLPEQLICAQGSELYVGTRVDLAPGARLVFREEQVLGRFGEEPGRLSSRLTVRVGERVVLDQELACGPGAPGGWDGPAVLAGHRALGQLVVVRPEFTDTPGEARLLGENAALVPLAGPAVLVTAVASDALRLRRVLDEALAALAPAGDG, from the coding sequence ATGGACGGCATGACCACCGGCGTACGGGCCACCGCGCGGATCGTCGCCCGGCCGGACGGCCGGGGCGGCACCGCCCTGCCGGTGCTCGACGGCGACGGCCCGCTGGCGCTGCGTCGCATCCGCGCGCACGGCGACGAGGCCCGCGTCATGCTGGTCGGCGCCATGAGCGGCCCCCTCGGCGGCGACCACTTCACCGTCGAGGCGCGCGTGGAGGAGGGTGCCCGACTGCAGCTGGGGTCCGCCGCGGCCACCATCGCACTGCCGGGCCAGGCGAAGGGGGAGGCCCGTTACGACGTACGGATCGAAGTCGCCGACGGCGGTGAACTCCGTTGGCTGCCCGAGCAGTTGATCTGCGCTCAGGGCAGCGAGCTGTACGTCGGCACACGCGTCGACCTGGCACCGGGCGCCCGCCTCGTGTTCCGCGAGGAGCAGGTGCTCGGGCGCTTCGGCGAGGAGCCCGGGCGGCTCTCCAGCCGTCTCACGGTGCGGGTCGGGGAACGGGTCGTCCTCGATCAGGAGCTGGCCTGCGGTCCCGGCGCGCCGGGCGGCTGGGACGGGCCCGCCGTGCTGGCAGGACATCGAGCACTCGGTCAACTGGTCGTCGTACGGCCGGAGTTCACGGACACGCCGGGCGAGGCCCGGTTGCTGGGGGAGAACGCCGCGCTCGTTCCGCTCGCCGGCCCCGCCGTACTGGTGACCGCGGTCGCGTCGGACGCGCTGCGGCTGCGCCGGGTGCTGGACGAGGCGCTGGCGGCCCTGGCGCCCGCCGGTGACGGCTGA